The following are encoded together in the Silurus meridionalis isolate SWU-2019-XX chromosome 2, ASM1480568v1, whole genome shotgun sequence genome:
- the si:ch211-223p8.8 gene encoding dual specificity protein phosphatase 13A family protein: MVESPKSTKENSISSKSPTVEQLEEILHGGQLSCNHVDEVWPNLFLGDMYMSHDRYGLWRLGVTHVLNAAHGKMCCKGSDDFYGTTVKYYGVSANDLPTFDISPFFYPSAQFIHQALSTLRAKVFVHCAVGVSRSATLVLAYLMIYHNFSLVDAILKVKEKRWIFPNRGFLGHLINLDSELKNKSQSDCPVHIEN; encoded by the exons AtggtggagtctcctaaaaGCACAAAAGAGAACAGTATTTCCAGTAAATCTCCTACTGTTGAGCAGCTGGAGGAAATCCTACATGGAGGTCAGTTATCATGTAATCATGTTGATGAAGTGTGGCCCAATCTGTTTCTAGGAGACAT GTACATGTCTCACGATAGGTATGGACTTTGGAGACTTGGTGTTACTCATGTTCTAAATGCTGCTCATGGAAAAATGTGTTGTAAAGGCAGTGATGATTTCTATGGTACCACAGTAAAATACTATGGAGTGTCAGCAAATGACCTGCCTACATTTGATATTTCACCCTTCTTCTACCCTTCTGCACAGTTTATTCATCAGGCTCTCAGCACCCTCAGAG CTAAGGTTTTTGTGCACTGTGCTGTTGGTGTAAGCCGTTCTGCTACCCTGGTCTTGGCATATTTAATGATTTATCACAACTTCTCGTTAGTGGATGCTATCCTGAAAGTAAAAGAGAAGAGATGGATTTTTCCAAATCGAGGATTTCTCGGGCATCTTATAAATCTGGATTCTGAACTAAAGAACAAATCTCAAAGTGACTGTCCAGTGCATATAGAAAACTAG
- the zgc:153981 gene encoding dual specificity protein phosphatase family protein, whose translation MASQKCKQGLAEIRALENVLDGCKLDLTAVDEVWPNLYIGNVALAQNRSALKKLGITHILNAAHAKQGSIGDESYYGADFVYYGIPAEDTGKFDISIHFRSATDFIHKALKKKNGKVLVHCIMGVSRSATLVLAYLMLHQRLTLRAAIQQVIQRRPIYPNRNFLGLLLELDTQLQRKRMMCPIL comes from the exons ATGGCGTCCCAGAAGTGCAAACAGGGGCTGGCTGAAATCAGAGCTTTAGAGAATGTTCTGGACGGATGCAAACTTGACCTCACCGCCGTTGATGAAGTCTGGCCGAACTTGTACATCGGAAATGT gGCACTTGCTCAAAACAGAAGTGCTTTAAAGAAGTTGGGCATCACCCACATCCTGAACGCAGCCCATGCCAAACAGGGCAGTATAGGAGATGAGAGTTATTATGGTGCTGATTTTGTTTATTACGGCATACCAGCAGAAGACACAGGCAAGTTTGATATCAGCATACACTTCCGGTCAGCAACTGACTTCATCCACAAAGCCCTCAAGAAGAAAAATG GAAAAGTGCTCGTGCATTGCATTATGGGAGTGAGCCGCTCAGCTACTTTAGTCCTGGCCTACTTAATGTTACATCAGCGTCTCACTCTACGTGCTGCCATCCAACAAGTCATCCAAAGGAGACCAATCTACCCTAACAGGAACTTTCTGGGTCTGCTGCTTGAGCTCGACACACAACtgcagagaaagagaatgatgtGTCCAATTCTCTGA